A genomic segment from Alkalilimnicola ehrlichii MLHE-1 encodes:
- a CDS encoding RDD family protein yields the protein MHCSQCGQENPREARFCVKCGAPLDPEELRMVARETGRFSDMPVATAGYGGFWRRVLAAIVDGLLLGIPLAVLQHLFMPAPTGDPEAMARAELTWSLVNILVWWLYAAGMHSSVYQATVGKMVLGMYVVDYQGGRISFARATGRYLAEILSAMLLLIGYLMVAFTRRKQGLHDFIAGTLVVRRAR from the coding sequence ATGCATTGCAGCCAGTGTGGCCAGGAGAATCCCCGGGAGGCGCGTTTCTGCGTGAAGTGCGGCGCACCGCTGGACCCGGAGGAGTTGCGTATGGTGGCGCGGGAGACGGGGCGCTTCAGCGATATGCCCGTCGCCACGGCCGGTTACGGCGGCTTCTGGCGCCGGGTGCTGGCGGCCATCGTCGACGGCCTGCTGCTGGGCATCCCCCTGGCCGTGCTGCAGCACCTGTTCATGCCCGCGCCGACCGGCGACCCGGAGGCCATGGCCCGGGCCGAGCTGACCTGGTCGCTGGTGAATATCCTGGTCTGGTGGCTGTACGCCGCGGGGATGCACAGCTCGGTCTACCAGGCCACCGTGGGCAAGATGGTGCTCGGTATGTATGTGGTGGATTACCAGGGCGGGCGCATCTCCTTCGCCCGCGCCACCGGCCGTTATCTCGCCGAGATCCTGTCGGCCATGCTGCTGCTGATCGGCTACCTCATGGTGGCCTTCACCCGCCGCAAGCAGGGCCTGCACGACTTCATTGCTGGCACCCTGGTGGTGCGCCGCGCCCGCTGA
- a CDS encoding ABC transporter permease, which translates to MTGELIHLTPWDLAIAGVLVVLLAALSHWTRLGVAKPLLVAALRTVVQLALVGLVLQALFAHATLYWVVLMSVVMLAVAGREVMARQKRRMAGWWGYGLGTAAMFVSSFVTMLLALTVIVQPTPIWQPQYAIPILGMILGNTMTGIALSLDRLNDSAWQQRPVIEARLMLGEPWWSAIEEIRRDSMRSGMIPMINAMAAAGLVSLPGMMTGQILAGAPPMEAVKYQILIMFLITVGTGFGTLLAVWFGARRLFDERERLRLDRLKPGRG; encoded by the coding sequence ATGACCGGCGAGCTGATCCATCTCACCCCCTGGGACCTCGCCATCGCGGGTGTACTGGTGGTGCTGCTGGCCGCACTCAGTCACTGGACCCGGCTGGGCGTGGCCAAACCGCTGCTGGTGGCCGCGCTGCGCACGGTGGTGCAACTGGCCCTGGTAGGCCTGGTGCTGCAGGCCCTGTTCGCCCATGCCACCCTCTACTGGGTGGTGCTGATGAGCGTGGTCATGCTGGCGGTGGCCGGGCGCGAGGTGATGGCAAGGCAGAAGCGGCGCATGGCCGGCTGGTGGGGATACGGCCTGGGCACCGCGGCCATGTTCGTCTCGTCGTTCGTGACCATGCTGCTGGCACTGACGGTGATCGTGCAGCCGACCCCGATCTGGCAGCCGCAGTACGCCATCCCCATCCTGGGCATGATCCTCGGTAACACCATGACTGGCATCGCCCTGTCGCTGGACCGGCTCAACGACAGCGCCTGGCAGCAGCGGCCGGTGATCGAGGCGCGGCTGATGCTGGGCGAGCCCTGGTGGTCGGCGATCGAGGAGATCCGCCGCGACAGCATGCGCTCAGGGATGATCCCGATGATCAATGCCATGGCCGCCGCCGGCCTCGTCAGCCTGCCGGGGATGATGACCGGTCAGATCCTCGCCGGGGCGCCGCCCATGGAGGCGGTGAAATACCAGATCCTGATCATGTTCCTGATCACCGTCGGCACCGGGTTCGGGACCCTGCTGGCGGTGTGGTTCGGCGCCCGGCGGTTGTTCGATGAGCGCGAGCGCCTGCGCCTGGACCGGCTGAAGCCGGGGCGGGGCTGA
- a CDS encoding ABC transporter ATP-binding protein, which translates to MTPSPLLHAEALDFGLLAPLDLRLDGGECVALWGPSGSGKTRLLRALADLDPHRGAVSLAGRPRDHYAGHDWRRHVALLPAEAPWWLETVGEHLAAEVPAADLAALGFEPEVLDWQVQRLSTGEKQRLALVRLLHPRGVAGTPAPLDGAPPPPWVLLLDEPTANLDTRNTERVERYLADQRRAGRGLLWVSHDPAQRARVADRGYTLRHGRLEEVR; encoded by the coding sequence ATGACACCCTCCCCGCTGCTGCACGCCGAGGCCCTGGATTTCGGTCTCCTCGCTCCCTTGGACCTGCGCCTCGACGGCGGCGAGTGCGTGGCGCTCTGGGGCCCATCCGGCAGCGGCAAGACCCGCCTGCTTCGGGCCCTGGCTGACCTCGACCCGCACCGGGGCGCGGTCTCCCTTGCCGGCCGCCCCCGTGACCACTACGCCGGCCACGACTGGCGCCGGCACGTAGCCCTGCTGCCGGCGGAGGCCCCCTGGTGGCTGGAGACCGTGGGCGAACACCTGGCCGCGGAGGTCCCCGCCGCGGACCTGGCCGCACTGGGCTTCGAGCCGGAGGTGCTGGACTGGCAGGTCCAGCGCCTGTCCACCGGTGAGAAGCAGCGACTGGCCCTGGTGCGGCTGCTACACCCCCGCGGCGTGGCGGGGACGCCGGCGCCGCTGGACGGCGCACCCCCGCCGCCCTGGGTGCTGTTACTGGACGAGCCCACCGCCAACCTGGACACCCGGAACACCGAACGGGTGGAACGCTACCTGGCCGACCAGCGCCGTGCCGGCCGCGGGCTGCTCTGGGTCAGCCACGACCCGGCGCAACGCGCCCGGGTGGCCGACCGGGGTTACACCCTGCGCCACGGCCGCTTGGAGGAGGTGCGATGA
- a CDS encoding AAA family ATPase → MRLELRTLGRTEARLDGEALPGLCHTKIGLLLVYLAVERPRRVPRLELAGRFWPDQAADAGRANLRQALFQLRRQLGGAAADLLQADARQVRLRPEAGVWVDGLRLEACVRPSAARQRLDPAQLLTELNAYQGHFLVDLGVSPEATGLEDWLTQNRQRFWRAALTLLEQCLEERPSPEDNERILRELQRFLDLEPFDEVLHRLMMRGLAAGRQPTRALDHFLAFEALLRRELDTRPGPTLRRLYSELRERLAPAAQASVEDVRLRPERRRVALVVCDLRPPPRTAGQTDVETLTAAVQQGVTRVESALFEHRGHIVRLPWACLLGYFGYPSGREEATLDALRAAWEALQSGPAGVRPRIAVDSDVIITGSEPEVPDPAGLLTARALSLAERTAPGTVAVSPGIRDRFQGRFRFAGGGTSAPRLVNNPGHADRVEARLARAAVPLIGRAEPLARLRRAWRQAADGRCTSLVIRSEAGLGKSRLARGLAEEVREEAALVLMLPCRQRLKRQLLMPLRQALAGWIGPRPDQRRARARRRLLQARLRPHLDHGAAARRLAAWLTDTGDRGLIRQGSDRDRVLDSLVQVLAGETRRGPVLIVCDDAHWIDSGTAELFRRIQRRLARHPVLLILTGRMSFRAEWLHTAPGELRLSGLSGPDSQRLIRALDGDGVLPEATRRAISARGEGVPLFLEELTLHALQRHRGGEPGAALPPGLSDLLVARLESLGPCRELAHAAAVIGREFDSRLLARLTGSNLDQVQTQVKRLMAQGFVERDGSRLRFRHALFHQAAYEALLATERRALHGRLAQLLEEDAALGLDAPDHEVLAEHLREAGRPEEAVEHWLMAGEHALALGMLPEAEQHCADALALLGRLTEAGGPPGRQRSDGQARKKGGPAEPTRPTQR, encoded by the coding sequence GTGAGGCTGGAACTGCGGACGCTGGGCAGGACCGAGGCCCGGCTTGATGGCGAGGCATTGCCGGGGCTGTGCCATACCAAGATCGGGCTGCTCCTGGTCTATCTGGCCGTTGAGCGGCCGCGCCGCGTGCCCCGCCTGGAACTGGCCGGGCGCTTCTGGCCGGACCAGGCGGCCGACGCCGGCCGGGCCAACCTGCGCCAAGCGCTGTTCCAACTGCGCCGGCAACTGGGCGGGGCGGCGGCAGACCTGCTGCAGGCGGACGCGCGCCAGGTGAGATTGCGGCCGGAGGCCGGGGTGTGGGTGGACGGTCTAAGGCTGGAGGCCTGCGTCCGGCCATCGGCGGCGCGGCAGCGACTCGACCCCGCGCAGTTGCTTACGGAGCTGAACGCCTACCAGGGGCACTTTCTGGTCGACCTCGGTGTGTCCCCGGAGGCCACCGGGCTGGAGGACTGGCTGACCCAAAACCGGCAGCGTTTCTGGCGTGCGGCGCTCACCCTCCTGGAGCAGTGCCTGGAGGAGCGGCCGAGCCCGGAGGACAACGAGCGGATCCTGCGGGAGCTGCAACGCTTTCTGGACCTGGAACCCTTCGATGAGGTATTGCACCGGCTGATGATGCGGGGGCTGGCCGCCGGCCGCCAGCCCACCCGCGCCCTCGACCATTTCCTGGCCTTCGAGGCATTGCTGCGGCGCGAGCTGGACACCCGGCCCGGACCGACCCTGCGCCGGCTCTATAGCGAGCTGCGCGAGCGCCTGGCCCCCGCTGCCCAGGCCTCGGTGGAGGACGTCCGTCTGCGCCCTGAGCGCCGGCGCGTGGCCTTGGTGGTCTGTGACCTCCGCCCGCCCCCGCGCACTGCCGGGCAGACCGATGTGGAGACCCTGACCGCTGCCGTGCAGCAGGGGGTCACCCGGGTGGAGAGCGCGTTGTTCGAGCACCGGGGCCACATCGTCCGCCTGCCCTGGGCCTGCCTGCTGGGCTATTTCGGTTATCCCAGCGGACGCGAGGAGGCCACCCTGGATGCCCTGCGCGCGGCCTGGGAGGCGTTGCAGAGCGGGCCCGCTGGGGTGCGCCCGCGGATCGCCGTGGACTCCGACGTGATCATCACCGGCAGTGAGCCGGAGGTGCCGGATCCGGCCGGTCTGCTCACCGCCCGCGCGCTGAGCCTGGCGGAGCGCACTGCCCCGGGCACGGTAGCGGTCTCGCCGGGGATTCGCGACCGTTTCCAGGGGCGCTTCCGTTTCGCCGGCGGTGGGACGTCGGCACCACGGCTGGTCAACAACCCCGGTCATGCCGACCGGGTCGAGGCCCGGCTGGCGCGGGCAGCGGTCCCGCTGATCGGGCGGGCCGAGCCGCTGGCCCGGCTGCGCCGCGCCTGGCGTCAGGCCGCAGATGGCCGTTGCACCAGCCTGGTGATCCGCAGTGAGGCCGGGCTGGGGAAAAGCCGCCTGGCCCGCGGCCTGGCGGAAGAGGTCCGGGAGGAGGCGGCGCTGGTGCTGATGCTGCCCTGCCGCCAGCGCCTCAAGCGACAGTTGCTGATGCCGCTGCGCCAGGCCCTGGCCGGCTGGATCGGTCCCCGGCCGGACCAGCGCCGGGCCCGCGCCCGGCGGCGGCTACTGCAGGCGCGGCTGCGCCCCCATTTGGATCATGGCGCCGCCGCCCGCCGTCTGGCGGCCTGGCTGACCGACACCGGCGACCGCGGTCTGATCCGCCAGGGCAGTGATCGCGACCGGGTGCTGGACAGCCTGGTCCAGGTACTGGCCGGTGAGACCCGGCGCGGGCCGGTGCTTATCGTCTGTGATGACGCCCATTGGATCGACTCCGGTACCGCCGAACTGTTTCGCCGCATTCAGCGCCGCCTGGCGCGGCACCCGGTGCTGCTGATCCTCACCGGCCGCATGAGCTTCCGCGCCGAGTGGCTACATACCGCGCCTGGGGAGTTGCGCCTGAGCGGCCTCTCCGGGCCGGACAGCCAGCGGCTGATCCGCGCCCTGGACGGCGATGGCGTGCTGCCGGAGGCCACCCGGCGCGCGATCAGCGCACGCGGCGAGGGTGTCCCGCTGTTCCTGGAGGAGCTGACCCTGCACGCCCTGCAGCGGCACCGGGGCGGCGAGCCCGGGGCGGCCCTGCCGCCGGGGTTGTCCGACCTGTTGGTCGCGCGGTTGGAGAGCCTGGGACCCTGTCGCGAGCTGGCCCACGCTGCTGCCGTCATCGGCCGGGAGTTCGACAGCCGCCTGCTGGCCCGCCTCACCGGCAGCAACCTGGACCAGGTGCAGACCCAGGTGAAGCGGTTGATGGCCCAGGGTTTCGTCGAGCGTGACGGCAGCCGCCTGCGGTTCCGGCACGCCCTGTTCCATCAGGCCGCCTACGAGGCCCTGTTGGCCACCGAGCGCCGGGCGCTGCACGGTCGCCTCGCGCAGTTGCTGGAGGAGGACGCCGCGCTCGGGCTGGACGCCCCGGACCACGAGGTACTGGCCGAGCACCTGCGTGAGGCGGGGCGTCCGGAGGAGGCGGTGGAGCACTGGCTGATGGCCGGGGAGCATGCCCTGGCTCTGGGCATGCTCCCCGAGGCGGAGCAGCATTGCGCCGATGCACTGGCATTACTGGGACGGCTCACCGAGGCGGGGGGGCCGCCTGGGCGTCAGCGGAGCGATGGGCAGGCCCGAAAAAAAGGCGGGCCGGCTGAGCCGACCCGCCCAACACAACGCTGA
- a CDS encoding ammonium transporter, translating to MEEIREISYALDTFYFLVSGALVMWMAAGFTMLEAGLVRSKNTTEILTKNISLYAIACIMYMVVGYNIMYGDGLSSVIPSISFILGASDNSAAAVAAGEASYYSDVSDFFFQVVFVATAMSIISGAVAERMKLWSFLLFAVVLTGFVYPIQGYWSWGEGFLDQLGYADYAGSGIVHMFGASAALAAVLVLGPRKGKYGPNGEVRPIPGANMPLATLGVFILWLGWFGFNGGSELKVSDVDSANAVALVFANTNLAAAGGVVAALVTARLMFGKADLTMALNGAIAGLVSITAGPDAPSLLLATFIGAVGGVLVVLSIVGLDKLKIDDPVGAISAHGTAGIWGVMAVLLWMDDASFFAQIAGILTIFAWTFGVSLVLWLILKAVMGIRVTEEEEQQGLDITECGIEAYPDFVQQSKT from the coding sequence ATGGAAGAGATACGCGAAATCTCATACGCCCTGGATACCTTCTACTTCCTGGTATCCGGCGCGCTGGTCATGTGGATGGCCGCCGGCTTTACCATGCTGGAGGCGGGGCTGGTCCGTTCCAAGAACACCACGGAAATCCTCACCAAGAACATCTCGCTCTACGCCATCGCCTGCATCATGTACATGGTGGTGGGCTACAACATCATGTACGGCGACGGCCTGAGTTCGGTCATCCCATCCATCAGCTTCATCCTGGGCGCGTCCGACAACAGCGCCGCGGCGGTGGCGGCCGGTGAGGCCTCCTACTACTCCGACGTCTCGGACTTCTTCTTCCAGGTGGTGTTTGTGGCCACGGCCATGTCCATTATTTCGGGGGCGGTGGCCGAACGCATGAAGCTCTGGTCCTTCCTGCTCTTCGCGGTGGTGCTGACCGGCTTCGTCTACCCCATCCAGGGCTACTGGAGCTGGGGCGAGGGCTTCCTCGACCAGCTGGGCTACGCCGACTACGCCGGCTCGGGCATCGTGCACATGTTCGGTGCCTCCGCCGCCCTGGCCGCGGTGCTGGTGCTGGGCCCGCGTAAGGGCAAGTACGGCCCCAACGGCGAGGTGCGGCCCATCCCGGGCGCCAACATGCCGCTGGCCACGCTGGGTGTGTTCATCCTCTGGCTGGGCTGGTTCGGCTTCAACGGCGGCTCCGAGCTCAAGGTCTCCGACGTGGACTCCGCCAACGCGGTGGCCCTGGTCTTCGCCAACACCAACCTGGCCGCGGCCGGCGGCGTGGTGGCGGCGCTGGTCACCGCCCGCCTGATGTTCGGCAAGGCCGACCTGACCATGGCCCTGAACGGCGCCATTGCCGGTCTGGTCTCCATCACCGCCGGCCCGGATGCGCCGAGTCTGCTGCTGGCGACCTTCATCGGTGCCGTGGGTGGCGTGCTGGTGGTGCTCTCCATCGTTGGCCTGGACAAGCTCAAGATCGACGACCCCGTCGGGGCGATCTCCGCCCACGGCACGGCCGGCATCTGGGGCGTCATGGCCGTCCTGCTCTGGATGGACGACGCCAGCTTCTTCGCCCAGATCGCGGGCATCCTGACCATCTTCGCCTGGACCTTCGGCGTGAGCCTGGTGCTCTGGCTGATCCTCAAGGCGGTCATGGGGATCCGCGTGACCGAGGAAGAGGAGCAGCAGGGCCTGGACATCACCGAGTGCGGTATCGAGGCCTACCCGGACTTTGTCCAGCAGAGCAAGACGTAA
- the glnK gene encoding P-II family nitrogen regulator → MKLVTAIIKPFKLDDVREALSEIGVQGITVTEVKGFGRQKGHTELYRGAEYVVDFLPKMKIEVALADDLVDRACEAVAKAANSGKIGDGKIFVFPLEQAIRIRTGETGSDAL, encoded by the coding sequence ATGAAACTGGTAACTGCAATCATCAAGCCTTTCAAGCTCGATGACGTGCGCGAGGCCCTCTCGGAGATCGGGGTGCAAGGCATCACCGTCACCGAGGTCAAGGGATTCGGCCGTCAGAAGGGGCACACCGAGCTCTACCGCGGCGCCGAGTACGTGGTGGATTTCCTCCCCAAGATGAAGATCGAGGTGGCGCTGGCCGACGACCTGGTCGATCGGGCCTGCGAGGCCGTGGCCAAGGCGGCCAACAGCGGCAAGATCGGCGACGGCAAGATCTTCGTCTTCCCTCTGGAGCAGGCCATTCGCATCCGCACCGGCGAAACCGGTTCGGACGCGCTGTAG
- the ubiK gene encoding ubiquinone biosynthesis accessory factor UbiK — MLDPKTLDEMARKFTANLPEGVQQFQREVEQNVRASLQAGFSRLDLVTREEFDAQARVLARTRAQLEELTQRVEALEAAAAGGGDAAAPAGEKPQDTQGQDKKA, encoded by the coding sequence ATGCTGGACCCGAAGACCCTTGATGAAATGGCCAGGAAGTTCACCGCCAACCTGCCCGAGGGCGTGCAGCAGTTTCAGCGGGAAGTGGAGCAGAACGTGCGGGCCAGCCTGCAGGCCGGGTTCTCCCGGCTGGATCTGGTGACCCGTGAGGAGTTCGATGCCCAGGCCCGCGTGCTGGCGCGCACCCGCGCCCAATTGGAGGAACTGACCCAGCGGGTGGAGGCCCTGGAGGCCGCCGCCGCTGGGGGTGGCGACGCCGCCGCTCCGGCCGGGGAGAAGCCGCAGGACACGCAGGGCCAGGACAAGAAGGCCTAA
- a CDS encoding YifB family Mg chelatase-like AAA ATPase, translating into MSLAVVHTRASLGLAAPEVTVEVHIGPGLPALAIVGLPETAVREARERVRSALTMAGFEFPAGRITVNLAPADLPKGGGRYDLPIALGILRASEQLNAPLGDWEFAGELALSGRLRAIPGLLPLAVQARKAGRGLVVPEACGGEVALVHRNALTAGHLLDVCRHLGGEACLAPACARASEPAGAPVADLADVRGQAGARRALEIAAAGGHALLLCGPPGTGKSMLAARLPGILPAMTEAEALEAAAVASVSHAGFRPEQWARRPFRQPHHSASQAALIGGGRKPGPGEASLAHRGILFLDELPEFSRGALEALREPLETGEVHISRASARVSYPARFQLIAAMNPCPCGHLGDPAGRCRCTPEQVQRYRGRLSGPLMDRLDMQVAVPRLSATELQVDGATGEDSEVVRARVTAARARQQARAGVENAHLQGRALEAHCRLAPTDARLLARAMEQLGLSARAYHRVLRLARTIADLEGADAIHSPHLTEALALRRGLEPGRGAVGP; encoded by the coding sequence ATGTCATTGGCTGTGGTTCATACCCGGGCCTCGCTGGGGCTGGCCGCCCCGGAGGTCACCGTGGAGGTACACATCGGGCCCGGGCTGCCGGCACTGGCCATCGTCGGGCTGCCGGAGACCGCCGTGCGCGAGGCGCGCGAGCGGGTGCGCTCGGCGCTCACCATGGCGGGCTTTGAGTTCCCTGCCGGCCGCATCACGGTGAATCTCGCCCCCGCCGACCTGCCCAAGGGCGGCGGTCGTTACGATCTGCCCATCGCCCTGGGCATCCTCCGCGCCTCTGAACAGCTAAACGCCCCTCTGGGCGACTGGGAGTTCGCCGGCGAACTGGCCCTCAGCGGCCGCCTGCGGGCCATCCCCGGGCTGCTGCCGCTGGCGGTGCAGGCGCGCAAGGCCGGGCGGGGGCTGGTGGTGCCCGAGGCCTGCGGGGGCGAGGTGGCGTTGGTCCACCGCAACGCCCTGACCGCGGGGCATCTCCTGGATGTCTGTCGGCACCTGGGCGGTGAGGCCTGTCTGGCGCCGGCGTGTGCCCGGGCGTCGGAGCCGGCCGGGGCGCCGGTGGCGGACCTGGCCGACGTGCGCGGCCAGGCCGGCGCCCGACGGGCGCTGGAGATCGCCGCCGCCGGCGGCCACGCCCTCCTGCTGTGCGGCCCGCCGGGTACCGGCAAGAGCATGCTGGCGGCGCGCCTGCCGGGGATTCTGCCCGCCATGACCGAGGCCGAGGCCCTGGAGGCGGCGGCGGTGGCCTCGGTCAGCCATGCGGGGTTTCGTCCCGAGCAATGGGCCCGCCGGCCCTTCCGCCAGCCGCACCACAGCGCCTCACAGGCGGCGTTGATCGGCGGCGGGCGCAAGCCCGGGCCCGGCGAGGCCTCGTTGGCTCACCGCGGCATCCTGTTCCTGGACGAGCTGCCGGAGTTCAGTCGCGGCGCGTTGGAGGCCCTGCGTGAGCCGCTGGAGACCGGCGAGGTGCATATCTCCCGGGCCTCGGCCCGGGTCAGTTACCCGGCCCGGTTCCAGCTCATAGCGGCCATGAACCCCTGCCCCTGCGGCCACCTGGGGGACCCGGCCGGGCGTTGCCGCTGCACCCCGGAGCAGGTCCAGCGGTATCGCGGCCGGCTCTCCGGCCCACTGATGGACCGGCTGGACATGCAGGTGGCGGTGCCCCGGTTGAGCGCGACCGAATTACAGGTCGACGGGGCGACGGGGGAGGACAGTGAGGTGGTGCGGGCTCGGGTGACGGCGGCCCGGGCCCGGCAACAGGCCCGGGCGGGCGTGGAGAATGCGCACCTCCAGGGGCGGGCCCTGGAGGCCCATTGCCGGCTGGCGCCGACGGACGCCCGGTTGCTGGCCCGGGCCATGGAGCAGCTGGGGTTGTCCGCTCGGGCCTACCACCGGGTGTTGCGGCTGGCGCGCACCATTGCCGATCTGGAGGGTGCGGACGCGATCCACTCCCCGCACCTGACCGAGGCGCTGGCCCTGCGCCGGGGCCTGGAGCCCGGTCGCGGTGCGGTCGGGCCCTGA
- a CDS encoding c-type cytochrome: MSKTQDQTFVNTFIGIIILLALIALALAGLSQYTGGTLGHVAEQRAEHERERVLQAIAPVGQVAIAGRDEAPDVVEDDVDPEVAEVEEPAEPEERPAFDAEVAQQINQAACMACHATGVAGSPVTGEEGEWAPRFEERGLDGLVNNVISGMGAMPPRGGADADDTELRWVVIWMLEEAGLAVDY, from the coding sequence GTGAGCAAGACTCAGGACCAGACCTTCGTAAACACCTTCATCGGAATCATCATCCTGCTGGCGCTGATTGCGCTGGCGCTGGCCGGCCTCTCCCAGTACACCGGCGGCACCCTCGGCCACGTGGCCGAGCAGCGCGCCGAGCATGAGCGCGAGCGGGTGCTTCAGGCCATCGCCCCGGTGGGCCAGGTCGCCATCGCCGGGCGGGACGAGGCCCCGGACGTGGTCGAGGACGACGTCGACCCCGAGGTCGCCGAGGTGGAAGAACCCGCCGAACCGGAGGAGCGCCCCGCCTTCGACGCCGAGGTGGCGCAACAGATCAACCAGGCCGCCTGCATGGCCTGCCACGCCACCGGCGTGGCCGGCTCTCCGGTGACGGGCGAGGAGGGCGAGTGGGCCCCCCGCTTCGAGGAGCGCGGCCTGGACGGCCTGGTCAACAACGTCATCAGCGGCATGGGCGCCATGCCCCCGCGCGGCGGCGCCGACGCCGACGACACCGAGCTGCGCTGGGTGGTGATCTGGATGCTGGAAGAGGCCGGGCTGGCCGTGGACTACTAA
- the argB gene encoding acetylglutamate kinase, producing MTDTTINNADKVAPTLVARVLNEALPYIRRFSGKTIVVKFGGNAMVDDALKQSFARDIVLMKLVGFNPVVVHGGGPQIGKLLERIGKHTEFVQGMRVTDAETMDVVEMVLGGLVNKEIVNLINSQGGRAVGLTGKDGGMIRARRLRLSHQDAAEQPPEIIDIGHVGEVEHIDPSVVDMLDHGAFIPVIAPIGVGEDGLSYNINADLVAGKIAEVLEAEKLMLLTNTPGVLSKQGELLTGLNPARVDALIQDGTIAGGMLPKIRCALDAVAGGVNAAHIIDGRVEHACLLELFTDAGVGTLIQRR from the coding sequence ATGACCGACACCACCATCAATAACGCCGACAAGGTCGCCCCCACCCTGGTCGCCCGCGTCCTCAACGAAGCCCTGCCCTACATCCGCCGTTTCAGCGGCAAGACCATCGTCGTCAAATTCGGCGGCAACGCCATGGTCGACGACGCCCTCAAGCAGAGCTTCGCCCGCGACATCGTTCTGATGAAGCTCGTCGGCTTCAACCCGGTCGTCGTCCACGGCGGCGGCCCCCAGATCGGCAAACTACTGGAGCGTATCGGCAAACACACCGAGTTCGTCCAGGGCATGCGGGTCACCGACGCCGAGACCATGGACGTGGTCGAAATGGTCCTCGGCGGGCTGGTTAATAAGGAGATCGTCAACCTCATCAACAGCCAGGGCGGCCGCGCCGTCGGGCTCACCGGCAAGGACGGCGGCATGATCCGGGCCCGCCGCCTGCGACTCTCCCACCAGGACGCCGCCGAACAGCCCCCCGAGATCATCGACATCGGCCACGTGGGCGAGGTCGAGCACATCGACCCCTCAGTGGTCGACATGCTCGACCACGGCGCCTTCATCCCCGTCATCGCCCCCATCGGCGTCGGCGAGGACGGGCTCTCCTACAACATCAACGCCGACCTGGTGGCCGGCAAGATCGCCGAAGTGTTGGAGGCGGAAAAGCTCATGCTGCTCACCAACACCCCCGGTGTCCTCAGCAAGCAGGGGGAACTGCTCACCGGGCTCAACCCGGCACGGGTGGACGCCCTGATCCAGGACGGCACCATCGCCGGCGGCATGCTGCCCAAGATCCGCTGTGCCCTCGATGCCGTCGCCGGCGGCGTCAACGCCGCCCACATCATCGACGGCCGGGTGGAGCACGCCTGCCTGCTGGAGCTGTTCACCGACGCCGGCGTGGGCACCCTGATCCAGCGACGCTGA
- a CDS encoding DUF2905 domain-containing protein, with protein sequence MDIGRLLLTIGIVLVVAGLLWPWLSKLGLGRLPGDIHIQREGFQFYFPLTTSILVSLVLTVILWLIFRR encoded by the coding sequence ATGGACATCGGCCGTCTGCTGCTGACTATCGGCATCGTCCTGGTCGTCGCCGGCCTGCTCTGGCCCTGGCTGAGCAAACTCGGCCTGGGCCGGCTGCCCGGCGACATCCACATCCAGCGCGAGGGCTTCCAGTTCTACTTCCCGCTGACCACCTCCATACTGGTCAGCCTCGTGCTGACGGTGATCCTTTGGCTGATCTTCCGGCGCTGA
- the rpiA gene encoding ribose-5-phosphate isomerase RpiA, giving the protein MSADQGKRMAAEAAMEYVEENTVIGVGTGSTVNFFIDALADMKARIDGTVSSSEASTARLRQYGIPVLDLNEVGTMPIYVDGADESNRFLQLIKGGGGALTREKIVAAAAERFVCVADESKLVDVLGEFPLPVEVIPMARSYVARELVKLGGRPQLRSGFTTDNGNVILDVRGLKIMEPIKLEQQINNIPGVVTNGLFALRPADVLLLGTAEGVRKLTAE; this is encoded by the coding sequence ATGAGCGCTGACCAGGGCAAGCGCATGGCGGCCGAGGCGGCCATGGAGTACGTGGAAGAGAACACCGTGATCGGGGTGGGCACCGGCTCCACCGTCAATTTCTTTATCGACGCCCTGGCCGACATGAAGGCCCGCATCGACGGCACCGTGTCCAGCTCCGAGGCGAGCACCGCCCGGCTACGCCAGTACGGCATCCCGGTGCTGGACCTCAACGAGGTGGGCACCATGCCCATTTACGTGGACGGCGCCGATGAATCCAACCGCTTCCTGCAGCTGATCAAGGGCGGCGGTGGCGCGCTCACCCGCGAGAAGATCGTGGCCGCGGCCGCCGAACGCTTCGTCTGCGTGGCGGACGAGTCCAAGCTGGTGGACGTGCTGGGCGAGTTCCCGCTGCCGGTGGAGGTCATCCCCATGGCCCGCAGCTACGTCGCCCGTGAGCTGGTCAAACTGGGCGGCCGGCCGCAACTGCGCTCCGGTTTCACCACCGACAACGGCAACGTCATCCTGGACGTGCGCGGCCTCAAGATCATGGAGCCGATCAAGCTCGAGCAGCAGATCAACAACATCCCCGGCGTGGTCACCAACGGGCTGTTCGCCCTGCGCCCCGCCGACGTCCTGCTGCTCGGCACCGCCGAGGGCGTGCGCAAACTCACCGCGGAGTAA